In Zea mays cultivar B73 chromosome 7, Zm-B73-REFERENCE-NAM-5.0, whole genome shotgun sequence, the following proteins share a genomic window:
- the LOC100283894 gene encoding vesicle-associated membrane protein 724 isoform X2: protein MVSPTPGGKDAREGGGKAEWMIYAFVARGTAVLAEYTEFTGNFPAIAAQCLQRLPAGSSSAGTGPDGRGDAPARFSYACDRHTFNFLLYRGYVAEESVPKNVSVAFLERLKDDFMKRYGGGKADTALAKCLNKEYGQVIKQHIQYVLDHSEELDKMLKVQAQVSEVKNIMLDSIEKTLGRGEKLSELQDKTSELHIQAQQFKKQGVKIRRKTWLQNMKIKLVILGILLLLVIIVWVSICQGFDCTKHET from the exons ATGGTGTCACCGACTCCGGGAGGGAAGGATGCAAGGGAGGGTGGCGGCAAGGCGGAGTGGATGATCTACGCCTTCGTGGCGCGCGGCACCGCGGTGCTGGCGGAGTACACGGAGTTCACCGGCAACTTCCCCGCCATCGCCGCGCAATGCCTGCAGCGGCTACCCGCCGGGTCGTCCTCCGCCGGCACCGGCCCTGACGGCCGTGGCGATGCGCCGGCACGGTTCAGCTACGCCTGTGACCGACACACATTCAACTTCCTCTTGTACCGCGGCTACG TTGCGGAGGAATCCGTTCCAAAGAATGTCTCAGTGGCATTTCTTGAAAGGTTAAAAGATGACTTCATGAAGAGATATGGTGGTGGTAAAGCTGACACAGCTCTTGCAAAATGTCTAAATAAAGAATATGG ACAAGTTATAAAGCAGCACATTCAATATGTTCTTGATCATTCAGAGGAACTAGATAAAATGTTAAAAGTGCAAGCCCAAGTTTCAGAAGTGAAAAATATAATGTTAGACAGCATAGAAAAG ACACTGGGCCGTGGAGAGAAATTGAGTGAACTCCAAGACAAGACTTCTGAGCTACATATTCAG GCCCAGCAGTTCAAGAAACAGGGAGTGAAGATTCGCAGGAAGACATGGCTACAGAACATGAAAATTAAGTTGGTGATTCTTGGAATCCTTTTGCTCCTTGTAATCATAGTATGGGTATCTATTTGTCAGGGCTTTGACTGCACCAAGCATGAAACATAA
- the LOC103632169 gene encoding protein CIA1, translated as MDVGAELREAHRLTGHADRVWALAWNPAPGPGSSPVLASCSGDKTVRIWKRAPDGAWQCSDVLEDTHNRTVRSCAWSPNGKLLATASFDATTAVWEYNGADFECVATLEGHDNEVKSVSWSPSGSLLATCSRDKMVWIWEVLPGNEFECVSVLPGHTQDVKMVQWHPILDILVSVSYDNSIRVWAGDGDDEWHCVQTLTEANNCGHSSTVWALSFNLKGDRMVTCSDDQTLKIWDTSADLSQPKTGEGHDSWQHLSTLTGYHGRTIFSAHWSSEDIIASGAGDDAICFFTEEKGSMVEKPSYRLILKKEKAHVMDINCVRWCPQDPRLLASASDDGTVKLWELRGNVLD; from the exons ATGGACGTCGGCGCGGAGCTGCGCGAGGCCCACCGCCTGACGGGCCACGCCGACCGCGTGTGGGCGCTCGCTTGGAACCCCGCCCCGGGCCCCGGCTCCAGCCCCGTTCTCGCCTCCTGCAGCGGCGACAAGACCGTCCGGATCTGGAAGCGCGCCCCTGACGGCGCCTGGCAGTGCTCG GATGTGCTGGAAGACACGCACAACCGCACGGTGAGGTCCTGCGCCTGGTCCCCCAACGGGAAGCTGCTCGCCACCGCGAGCTTCGACGCCACCACGGCAGTGTGGGAGTACAACGGCGCCGACTTTGAGTGCGTCGCCACGCTGGAG GGGCACGACAACGAGGTGAAGAGCGTGTCATGGAGCCCGTCTGGGTCACTGCTCGCCACATGCAGCCGGGACAAGATGGTGTGGATATGGGAGGTGCTGCCAGGGAACGAGTTCGAGTGTGTCTCGGTGCTGCCGGGCCACACGCAGGACGTCAAGATGGTGCAGTGGCACCCAATTCTTGACATTTTGGTCTCCGTCAGCTATGATAATTCCATCAGG GTCTGGGCTGGTGATGGAGACGATGAGTGGCACTGTGTGCAGACACTAACTGAAGCCAATAACTG TGGTCATTCATCAACAGTATGGGCATTATCCTTTAACCTTAAAGGTGACAGGATGGTCACATGCAG TGATGACCAAACGTTGAAAATATGGGACACAAGTGCTGATTTGTCTCAAccaaaaactggcgaaggtcatgACTCTTG GCAACACCTTTCTACTCTCACAGGATATCATGGACGGACTATTTTTTCAGCCCATTGGTCAAG CGAGGATATTATAGCTAGTGGTGCGGGCGATGATGCAATCTGCTTTTTTACTGAGGAGAAGGGTAGCATG GTTGAAAAGCCCTCATACAGATTAATATTAAAGAAAGAGAAGGCACATGTCATGGACATAAACTGTGTGCGATGGTGTCCTCAG GACCCAAGGTTATTGGCATCTGCGAGCGACGACGGCACGGTGAAATTGTGGGAACTGAGAGGGAATGTGCTTGATTGA
- the LOC100283894 gene encoding vesicle-associated membrane protein 724, translating into MVSPTPGGKDAREGGGKAEWMIYAFVARGTAVLAEYTEFTGNFPAIAAQCLQRLPAGSSSAGTGPDGRGDAPARFSYACDRHTFNFLLYRGYAYCVVAEESVPKNVSVAFLERLKDDFMKRYGGGKADTALAKCLNKEYGQVIKQHIQYVLDHSEELDKMLKVQAQVSEVKNIMLDSIEKTLGRGEKLSELQDKTSELHIQAQQFKKQGVKIRRKTWLQNMKIKLVILGILLLLVIIVWVSICQGFDCTKHET; encoded by the exons ATGGTGTCACCGACTCCGGGAGGGAAGGATGCAAGGGAGGGTGGCGGCAAGGCGGAGTGGATGATCTACGCCTTCGTGGCGCGCGGCACCGCGGTGCTGGCGGAGTACACGGAGTTCACCGGCAACTTCCCCGCCATCGCCGCGCAATGCCTGCAGCGGCTACCCGCCGGGTCGTCCTCCGCCGGCACCGGCCCTGACGGCCGTGGCGATGCGCCGGCACGGTTCAGCTACGCCTGTGACCGACACACATTCAACTTCCTCTTGTACCGCGGCTACG CCTATTGTGTAGTTGCGGAGGAATCCGTTCCAAAGAATGTCTCAGTGGCATTTCTTGAAAGGTTAAAAGATGACTTCATGAAGAGATATGGTGGTGGTAAAGCTGACACAGCTCTTGCAAAATGTCTAAATAAAGAATATGG ACAAGTTATAAAGCAGCACATTCAATATGTTCTTGATCATTCAGAGGAACTAGATAAAATGTTAAAAGTGCAAGCCCAAGTTTCAGAAGTGAAAAATATAATGTTAGACAGCATAGAAAAG ACACTGGGCCGTGGAGAGAAATTGAGTGAACTCCAAGACAAGACTTCTGAGCTACATATTCAG GCCCAGCAGTTCAAGAAACAGGGAGTGAAGATTCGCAGGAAGACATGGCTACAGAACATGAAAATTAAGTTGGTGATTCTTGGAATCCTTTTGCTCCTTGTAATCATAGTATGGGTATCTATTTGTCAGGGCTTTGACTGCACCAAGCATGAAACATAA